The Biomphalaria glabrata chromosome 17, xgBioGlab47.1, whole genome shotgun sequence genome segment CTTTAAAATGTTAGATAGTCTAAGGCTCTCATGGTTTGTCATGCTTTAAAATGTTAGATAGCCTAAGGCTCTCATGGTTTGTCTTAAATTAGAATTTACGTCTCAAGAATGTGTGCTGTATGTTAAAAGTAACTCAAGCCAAGTTACCTTAGCCATACATCTATTACACTGGTTAGAACTGgcaattattttaatttctttttgtaactaaccatacatttctaaataatatctccctatttcttttttttttggctgattAGTTTtgtaaagactttttaaaaaaatggtaccTCACAATTTTGTATACTTTTAtacagtatttttaaaaataacacacTTTGTGGTTGAGAAATCACTTTGTCTGAGTCAATCAATCCTCCAAAGTTGTAAGACAAGTAATTGATAACAATGcctttttattctcaaaatgtttaaatttaaacacaTGTTTATTTTTAGTGATCCATTAATAATTATGAATCAATATGCCCAAAGAAGTTTAAATATAACtacaaataatgaaacaatGAAAAGATATGTTGACTATcagtatatttaattatttatttcatattaaatttcaatacatacataaaaaaaactcacaATTCAAATCAGAttacacctccccccccccacacacacactcacttatAGCAACAATCACATATAAAGAGTAAACATTAGGATGCTATCTGAAGTCTTGGTTCCATGACCACTGGCTGACCCATGGTCTGCTCCAAGTTATAGTAGTCTGCAATGACAGAGTTGAGTGACTCCAGACTGTCGGTGAAGTCTGACATGTCCATCCCATCCACCTGAGTGTAGTGATGAAGATGAGCCTGTAGACGCAACGagaactttctttttgtttgtttttcttataaataaaaaattttcttaacaatcttaaaaaataatattatcattTTTATACTCAAGACAGAAAATGAGCTTATTAAATTTGAATCAGACAGCAACCAAGAATAActtctttaagaaaacaaattcGACATTTGAAAGATACAAAAATGAAACTAAGATTTAAAAGATCCTGacattttacattaattttaccTTCCCCACTGGgcccattttatttttaaaaaaataaataaatttgcaGCTAAgtcttttttcattttttgttaaaggtTGGCTTTTCCTAATAGGTAAAAAGGGAAGCTATCGCATGTCCACCAGGTCAGctaaagtaagtaagtaaagttcccctttcagacattgggatctatagggcagatgatgtcaaggtcttctgtttctgtggcccattgTTAACGAgggggtatcatgtggccagttTGATGGccaaatgcctttacttttcccaacttcaggtacccattagagttgggtgtacTCAGAGGCATCCAaaaatcttgaaattaaaaatcccagtcttcaccaggtttcgaacTTGGGACcccagccaccatgcctccatGTTAGCTAACTCCtgcaaaaatgtatttgaaatgcaTTATTTATGGATCTTGATAAAAATTCAGCAAGAGTTAATCTTTACTTTTTGGGTGTTGAATTGTAAAAGCTCCAACTTGTTTGTCTACTTTTGTGGAATatgatacccagcatttttctgtagcagTTACTGTCAAAAGTttggattcttctttcagcctcagcattcagtgtccaactttcaccaCCATATAGAAGTACAGAGAAAACTAGAGAAGAATGCAgtttaaattttacttgactttgtctgcatcagtcgtggcaaaatatgcaagTTGCTACTAGGTTAATGTAGTTACtagaaatactgcactcatccttaatctttggaattgaagacaatgccattattttaaaacatggaTACACAAACAATTTTACCTTTCTCTTAAATAACTTGGTGAATCTATCTCTGATGTCAGTGAATGTATTATGTATACACGTGTTATTGGCCAGGGTGAGCAGGGAGTAAGGCTGACCAACAGGTGCCACAGAACAGAGACCAGTTTTCCAGCCCTCCTCATTCCAGTGGACAAAGTTAAGGTTAGGTTTCAGcctgaaatacaaaaacacaatgatagaaaatatCTTGAGGTTTGAGGACAAATCAAAATTATGTTGATAACCTACTAAAAAGTATCACTAAAAATAttggtaaaaacaaatttaaatcaaatattttttgttctgttcAAGACATTAAGGAAGCAAGTAGAATATTAATTTGTTCTACTTCACTGCACAATTAATTACATCACAATGCATCAAAAAATCTTGTTGCAAAGAATAAAAAGCGTGCCAGCAAAGTTTCAAaaattttggtaaaaaaaaaactatcaatttaaaaaaatcaatagttgaataataataaaatgcttAGCtttcataaattaattaattaatttttattattaagacACTGATAGTGTTCTTAAAACAACATCTAAATATATTTCAGATAAAAATTATCTTCTCAACTAACAAGGTCTCTATCTATTATTGTTCACTAATATAGTGACTGTTTTCAATGTTTTGCATCTATTACCTGTCAATGTTTCTTCTGATATCAGAAAGCTCTACATTTCCACGGACCATCAAGGCACAGGCTAGATACAAACTGTGCTTAGGATCAACCTTCAACATCTGGTGGTCTTTCGCAAAGGCATCAGAGAACATCTGATCAAGCCTGATATAAGTCAGAGTTAAATTATAGTATTGTTAAACACCTAAGAGAGGATCAATATGCATctatatattacatattttaaaaattgtggtCGCAAATGATTAATTTCCCTAGTGATATAATGCTTTAAGAACTAAGTTACTGctaaatttttatataaatattactgcGCTGAGATTAGGATTTCTAATCTAGACTTCTATAGATCAAACTAGTGAACTGATAGCCATATGTGAtccacaatttttttgttttttacacgTTTCAGGTGTATTTTGGGATTGAAGATATTTAATTACTAGCCAAAACCTCCTGCTTGACAGTTGGGAATTGaggcaggcagggttcaaaaCCCAGAACCATCAAGGCCACAAATAAGAGCACATAACACATGAACAAAATAGCATTAAAAATCCAAGAGTCAGCTTGGTCTAAACCATACTTCCAGAGAAGGGTTATGATACTAGCACcaaaaaagatgtcaagcataaAGAAGAAAACATCTTATTTTTTAccatattataatataaaacttAGATGCTTTAAAATTATGGGCTAGGTGGTTTAGCAGATAGACAAATGTTGTTTTGGATCTAGAAAGTGACCAACGGAAGAAGCTGAAAACTTTCATTATCAGCTTAGTTCTGAGGCAGTGAAAACTTTCATTATCAGCTTAGTTCTGAGCAGTGAAAGCTTTCATTATCAGCTTAGTTCTGAGGCAGTGAAAACTTTCATTATCAGCTTAGTTCTGAGGCAGTGAAAACTTTCATTATCAGCTTAGTTCTGAGCAGTGAAAACTTTCATTATCAGCTTAGTTCTGAGGCAGTGAAAGCTTTCATTATCAGCTTAGTTCTGAGGCAGTGAAAGCTTTCATTATCAGCTTAGTTCTGAGGCAGTGAAAGCTTTCATTATCAGCTTAGTTCTGAAGCAGTGAAAGCTTTCATTATCAGCTTAGTTCTGAGGCAGTGAAAACAGCCTATGAAATACATTTTCTAAGCCTGTCAGTTAACAGTTTGGAAAGATCTAGACAAAATAGAGTTACGAGAAgcacaaaaacatttaataggTCAAATTCAATAAAATTTTCAAAAGCAGCCCTCTAAAAGTAAACCAGTTAGCAGATGATGATAAAGATGTCAAACATCAAAAATAGCCCCAATCTCTCTCTATGGGTCAATTACCTTCTTGGTGGAACCTTGACATCTGCCATGCAATAGAGTGGTGTCTGACTTGCTACTAAATAGTGCATCTTAGGAAATGGCACCAAGTTCATGGTGATCTCATTCAGATCAATATTTAGAGAACCTTCAAATCTTGCTGAGCtgagaaaaagtaaaaaagttaaGGATTATGAACTATTAAAGACACATTTTTTAGATTGTATAATGCTAAGTTTACCAGTTTATAGGCCAATAGTTAGCAGAAGTTTGATTATGACAGAAGCAGCTTAGATTGCCAGGCTGAAGCCTTTTTGGAGAAGGTAAACTCTAAGACTTCAGTGATAACATATATAACCCCAGCACCTCCACCATGgatcaaatatatataattttcacGGTAGCTGAGAACTTCATAGTTTAACTACCATATTTAGCCAAGAAAACTATTACTGAGATAGAATGCAATGTTAAAAGTAACCTACTAATGCAGTACAATGCAATAGAAAGTTACTGCTGTTTTTAAAGCTTGTGCATAACAAGAACTTATAATGACTCATTCTGGGCAAGATTAGAAAGTTAGATATAAGTGGATgcgaatagttttttttttctcttcttgatgattttttaaacaaaccaTTGTACATGGCCTAGTGGGGAAATGGAAATTGTGTAACTTTGacgcttgtttttttttaaacataattttcaagTTGTTAATTTTTTGGACTATGAaaatttctcaaaaaaaaaaaaaaaaagctagataTACCtggaaaaagatttaaatagttaatagtaatttattaaaaattacagGCTTTGACCATTTCAaccatcacttttttttttacctatacAGAAAAACACTAGAATATTATCTTCCATAACAGACCAACCTTGTCAAATTTAACAAAAGATTAGCAACCAAGTTGTTCATCTTGTCAAAAGGTTTCTCTTCGGGTGAGCCAACAGCAGTTCCTGTAGTAAGGGCACTGTCTGGTTTCACTGCAGGAGATACTCCGTACACACGTTTTCCAGATTTGGTTGGTGGCAGTGCTTGggttattttgtttacaatgtcaACCAGCGCCTGttcagaacaaaacaaaaaaattataataaaaaaataaaaattagaatgCAAGCCAAAGAAGCAACAGAAAGATGACAAATCTTTGACAAGAAAAATGAGTCTGTGTTCAAGACTATTTCTCTGTGAATTCTTGAAGTAAGAATGATGCAAAAGCCACCTAAGAAAAAGAGCCAATGGAACATTCTAAAGCAGTAACTAAGCACATGATTGAGGGAGGACGTTAACAAACTGCAGTGAACAGAAAGGGTTGCAATCATCTTATCACTAGACCCCCACACATAACATGCAATAGAGGCAAATATTTATGCACATTTGCTCATTGGATAAAATTTCTGTGACGgtaatttaacaatttaataataattatagtgctactttcatgcttatagcatgctcagagcgcaatggtccaatctcatttgtggaccagtgggggggggggggggagggagccaagttcaagcgtacttaaccTCTCGATCCACACTTCCCATAGGAAGCGTTTGAATAAAATACTGGGATAAAATATGTCCAGTGGATGACTTAAAGTCTGCATTCTGCCACTGTTCTACTGTAAAATATACCTGGTTTTCAATAGGCAAGACACAGTCAGCGTGATTGGTTAACTCTCTCATAGCCAAGACACTATTGTAAGGGGAGGTAATAACATCATCTTCTGCTGAAGGATAAACTGCAGTAACAAAcctagaaaggaaaaaaaaaatgaccaactGTCATAAAAGCAATAAGaaatttgacaaaaaataaatttttaatagcttttCTATATGCAATATTCATGCTTATAatatgctcagagcactatggttcAGCCTCTTTTAAAACCAGTGGGGGAACAGTATTTCTGAAAGAAAGGTTTTCATGTTGCCTGTGAGTGCTAGTCAAACACAATTTAACTCTACTTGTGTT includes the following:
- the LOC106073740 gene encoding tubulin epsilon chain-like isoform X2 translates to MTQSIIVQGQCGNQIGCRFWDLALREYAQVNKDGVYDDSIGSFFRNVDSRHEDPANIPLGEGKGKIKSLKARAVLVDMEEGVVSELMKGPLGEVFDCRQLLTDVSGSGNNWATGHKMYGSQYKEQLSEAVRRAAEFCDCLQCFFVIHSMGGGTGSGVGTRILNLLEDDYPDVYRFVTAVYPSAEDDVITSPYNSVLAMRELTNHADCVLPIENQALVDIVNKITQALPPTKSGKRVYGVSPAVKPDSALTTGTAVGSPEEKPFDKMNNLVANLLLNLTSSARFEGSLNIDLNEITMNLVPFPKMHYLVASQTPLYCMADVKVPPRRLDQMFSDAFAKDHQMLKVDPKHSLYLACALMVRGNVELSDIRRNIDRLKPNLNFVHWNEEGWKTGLCSVAPVGQPYSLLTLANNTCIHNTFTDIRDRFTKLFKRKAHLHHYTQVDGMDMSDFTDSLESLNSVIADYYNLEQTMGQPVVMEPRLQIAS
- the LOC106073740 gene encoding tubulin epsilon chain-like isoform X1, which produces MTQSIIVQVGQCGNQIGCRFWDLALREYAQVNKDGVYDDSIGSFFRNVDSRHEDPANIPLGEGKGKIKSLKARAVLVDMEEGVVSELMKGPLGEVFDCRQLLTDVSGSGNNWATGHKMYGSQYKEQLSEAVRRAAEFCDCLQCFFVIHSMGGGTGSGVGTRILNLLEDDYPDVYRFVTAVYPSAEDDVITSPYNSVLAMRELTNHADCVLPIENQALVDIVNKITQALPPTKSGKRVYGVSPAVKPDSALTTGTAVGSPEEKPFDKMNNLVANLLLNLTSSARFEGSLNIDLNEITMNLVPFPKMHYLVASQTPLYCMADVKVPPRRLDQMFSDAFAKDHQMLKVDPKHSLYLACALMVRGNVELSDIRRNIDRLKPNLNFVHWNEEGWKTGLCSVAPVGQPYSLLTLANNTCIHNTFTDIRDRFTKLFKRKAHLHHYTQVDGMDMSDFTDSLESLNSVIADYYNLEQTMGQPVVMEPRLQIAS